The Streptomyces noursei ATCC 11455 sequence CGCGGGCTCCCGCAGGAGGCGATCGACTGCGATGCCGTGGCCGCCGTGTGGGAGGACGCGCTGCGAGCCCCGGAGTGGGCGGGGCCACCGGTGTGGCTGCATGCCGATCTGATGCCGGGCAATCTGCTGGTGGACGGTGGCAGGCTGACCTCGGTGATCGACTTCGGGTGCCTGGGGGTGGGCGATCCGGCCTGCGACCTGTTCCCGGCCTGGAATCTGCTGCCCGCCCACGCCCGTGAGGTCTTCCGCGCGAGGCTCGCCGTGGACGACGCGACCTGGCGGCGCGGCCGGGCCCGGACGCTCTCCCAGGCCCTGATCGCGCTGCCCTACTACCGCGACACGAACCCGGCGATGGCGCACAACGCCAGGCACGTGATCCGCGAAGTGCTGGCCGAGAGCTGAGACTCACCCGCGCCACACCCGGTGACGGTCGCCGGTGGCCGCCACGCCCCCACCGGCGACCGCCCCGGCTACGTGCCGAAAGGGCCGTCGGCGGTGAAGGCGAACGCGGCGAAGCGTTCGCCGATCCGGCGGTGGGTCGCGGCGTCGGGGTGGAGTTCGTCGGGCAGGGGCAGTTCGGCGGAGTCGGCCTGGCCGTAGAGGTCGCGTCCGTCGAGGTAGTGCAGGTGGGGATCGTCGGCTGCTCGCTGTTCGACGATGCGCCGCAGTTCGTCCCGGATGACGCCGAGGGTCAGCTTCCCGCTCGCGCGCTCCGCCGGATCGCCCGCGGCACGGAACCTCAGCTGTCCGGCGCCGAGGGCGGTGAGATCCGGAGCGCTGGGGCCGGGGGTGTCTTCGTGGATGGGGCACAGGATGGGCGAGACGACCAGCAGCGGTGTGGTGGGGTGGCCCTCGCGGATGGTGTCCAGGAAGCCGTGGACGGCGGGGGTGAAGGCACGCAGCCGCATCAGGTCGGCGTTGACCAGATTGATGCCGATCTTGATGCTGATGAGATCGGCCCGGGTGTCGCGCAGGGCGCGAGCGGTGAACGGGTCGAGCAGGGCACTGCCGCCCAGGCCCAGGTTGGTCAGTTCCACGCCGCCGAGCGAGGCGGCGAGTGCGGGCCAGGTGGTGCTGGGGCCGGCCGCGTCGGAGCCGTGGCTGATCGAACTGCCGTGGTGCAGCCACACCTTGCGGCCCTGGTCCGGCGCGGGCTCGACAGGGGCGTCGGTGCGCAGGGCGATGAGTTCGGTGGTCTCGTTGTGCGGCAGCCAGATCTCGACGGTCTTGGCGCCGTCGGGCAGGTCGGTGAAGCGGAGGGTGCCTGGCGACCCGGGCCCGTGTTGGGCGGTCCCGGTGGCCATGTCGATGGTCAGGGTGTTGCCGCCGGTCACGCTGGCCTGGTTGGTCAGGCGGCCGTCGACGAGCAGGTCGTAGCGGCCGTCCGGGCGGGGCGGTACGCCGACGTAGACCCGCTTGGTGGGCAGTGTGTCCAGCTCGACGGCGGTTGCCCGGGTACGGAACACCAGTCGCACGCCGGAGGGTTGGGACTCCGCCATGGCGAGTTGCCCGTCGGCGCACTGGGCGCGGGCCCGGGCCGGCAGTCGGTGCGGCAGCAGCCCGTGCTCGGTGCGCTCCAGGTCGAGGGCGCCGCGCAGGATGTCGGCGGTGATGGGTGTGGTGATCCAGTCGTGCATGGTGTTCCTCGCCTCAGTGGGTCGATCGAGGTCGCGGTTTCGGGGTGGTCGGGGTGGCGGCGGCGCGATGCTGCGCGGCCGGCCGGGCCGGGACCGTGGAGTTCAGGGCGTGGGCCAGTTCCGCAGGAGCGCGTCGAGGGCGTCCACGATGCGTGACCAGGACTCCTGTGAGTCGGGGGCGCTGTGGCTGAACCCTCCCCCCATCTCCAGGCTGACGTAGCCGTGGAAGACGCTGCCCAGCAGCCGCACCGCATGGGTCTGGTCGGGCTCCGCAAGGTCGTAACCGCGCAGGATCGCCCGCGTCATCTGGGCGTGCCGGACGCCGGCGCTGGCGGCCGCCGTCTCCGGGTCGAGCCGGAACCGGGCCGCGGTGTACCGGCCGGGGTGCTCCCGGGCGTAGTCGCGGTAGACGTTGGCGAAGGCGGCCAGGGCGTCCTTGCCGGCGCGACCGGCCAGGGCTTCGGCGGCCCGGTCGGCGAGTTCCTCCAGGGCCAGCAGCGCGATCCGGGTCTTGAGGTCCTGGGAGTTCTTCAGGTGCGAGTACAGACTCGCGACCTTGACGTCGAACTGCCTGGCCAACGCCGAGACGGTCACCTGCTCGAAGCCGACCTCGTCGGCCAGCTCCGCGCCCGCCCGGGTCAGGCGCTCGGCGGTCAGCCCTACCCGCGCTGCCATGTCCGGCCCTTCCTTTCGCTTGCCCCTTCACTTGCCTGAAGAGATTATGCACATGCCTAATACCTTTAGGCAAGTGTGGGAGTACATCAAGGCAGGGCGCCCTCCTTCCCGCCCCGTCCTGGCGGTGCCGGGGCGGCGTCAGCAATCTGACGTAGTGGGCCGGGGCGGATGAGCCCACAGGATGACGGCGGACGCGACCACGGTCTGACGATCAACGCCAACTCCCGCCACTACGTTGGGTCGTTAAGAAGAGATCGATCCCTCACACGAGAGATACAGGAGCGGTATGACCAACAGAGTGGCGCGTGCGGCAGGCACCGCGGGACGGCGGCGGAAGGCCAAGCACGACCGTCGTACACGTGCGGGGGTGGCGTTCGGCGCGGCCGTGGTGGGTGTGACCGCGGCACTGGGCACAGCCGGCCCGGCACAGGCCATGTCAGGTGGCACACAGCTGCCGCAGAAGGGGGCGGCGCCGTGGCTGGCCACCTTGGTGGTCAAGGGCGACGGCCCGTTGCTGCAGCGCGCCTCGTGCGGCGGGGCACTCATCGCCCCGGACCGGGTGCTCACGGCCGCCCACTGCCTCGACGGCGCGGACTTCCGCAAGGCGGAGATGCACATCGGGTCCTCGGTGCTCTCGAAGGACCCGGGCATCGTGCGGGACATCCGTGCGGTCACCCTGCACCCGAAGTACAAGCTGCTGCCCTCCCCCGCCGACCCCCAGGCACCCGAGCTGTCCTCGGCCGCCTACGACCTCGCCGAGATCCGCCTCAGCTCCCCCGTGCCCGGTGTCCGGCCGCTTCCCGTCGCCCGGCACCGGCCGGCCCCCGGCACCCCCGTGTCGCTGTTCAGCCACGGCACGACGGCCGCACCGGACCCGGCCCACCCGGATCGCGATGTCCGCGGCGATGTGCTGCGCCGCGGCGACCTCACCGTCCGCGCCCATGCGCAGTGTGCGGCCCAGACGCCCGCCGTCGTGGACGACGCCTCGGTGTTCTGCGCCCGCGACGTGCCCAGCGGCCGGACCACCATGTGCTTCGGCGACAGTGGCAGCCCCCTGGTCATCTGGGGGCGACGCGGCCCGGAGTTGGCCGGTGTGTTCAGCTTCGCCGGTGAGACCGCGGGCAAGGTGTGCGGGCAGCCGGCCGACGCCGGTTTCGCCGACGTTCCCGCGCTCCTGGGCGCGCTGACGTAACGAGGACCGGAAACACGCGGTGGGGGCTGCGGCATCGAGCCGCAGCCCCCGTCGACGGTCCGCGGGAGGACGTTGCGTCAGACCGACGTCGTGCGCCGGTCGATGACGGTGCGGAGTTTGCCGCTGGTGGCGGTGCGCTCGAAGGCGTGCCCCGCGACGATCTCGGCGGTGCAGGTCAGCAGGGCCTCCGGGCCGACCGCCGAACCGAGCTCGGGAAGGTGGGCGAGGAACGCCGCGCGAGCGGTGTCCGGGTCCGGTGCGTAGGCGCTGTCGAGGCGGACGGTGAGGTGCTCCCGGTCGGCCGTGCTGGTCAGGAGGAGTTGCAACTCGCCGCGGTAGTCGAGGTGTTCCTCGGCGATCCGAGTGAAGCGGCGGTAGTTGAAGTGGTAGGTGCCCATGCGGAACACATCGCCGTACCGTCCGAGGAGCTCGATGCGCGGCGTGTGGCTGCCGCAGGGACACACCCCGTCGACGGCCCGGCCCAGGTCCCCGATCTCGTAGCGCTCCAGGTGCTGTCCGGCCCTGGTGCGGGTGGTGAAGACCAGCCTCCCCGGTTGCCCCGCGGGAACCGGGCGGTCCTCCTTCGGGTCGAGGATCTCCAGGGTGTGCAGGTCGGTGAGGACGTGGTGCACCGTGCCGTGGGCGTGGGCGCACTGGTAGCCCAGCGGGCCCAGGTCGGTGCTTCCGTAGGCGGCGGAGCGGATCACCTCCACGCCGAAGTTCTCGGTGAGGATGCGGCGTTGCTCGGTGGTGAAGTGCTCGCCGCCGTAGAACACCTTGCGGATGCCGCCGTAGGAGCGCAGGCGATCGGCTTGGCTGTGGAGCAGCTGCCACAGGAAGGACGGCATCCCGAAGAGGGTGTCCACGCGGTAGGCGACCAGGGCCTTCGCTATCGCCTCGTGGTCGGGGCCGGCGGCCATGGGGATCTGGGTGGCGCCCAGGCGTTCGAGGATGGAGAAGAAGCTGATGAAGCTGCCGTACATCTCTCCGCTGTAGAAGAGGTTGGCGGCGCGGTCGTGGGCCGGGTCGAAGCCCGCGGCGAGCAGGCCGTGTGCCGCGGCGCGCATCTGGGTGTCGTAGTCGTCGCAGGTGAAGACGGACAGGGCCGGGGTGCCGGTGGTTCCTCCGCTGCGGAAGTACAGCTGGGCGTTGTGGGGCGCGAGGGAGCGCAGCTGGTCCTGGGCGGCCGCCTTGTCCATCAGCGGTCCGGTGGGCGGGACGGGCGACGCGGCGGGGGCGATCAGGTCGTCCAGGCACGGGACGGTGGCGAAGGCGGCTTCGGGGGCCTGCACGCTGACCCGGCGGCTGTAGCGCTGGAGGGCGTAGACGCCGTCGTGCGGCTCGCCGGCGTAGCTGTCGAGCATGGCGCCGACCGGGGTGATCCGCAGGACGCCCGCGGTGAGAAGGCTGCGGGAGAGCTCGGCGAGGTCGGCGCGGCTGCCGGCCACCGAGGCGGTCTGGAGGTAGCGGCGCATCGGTCGCAGGGTCGCGACGATCTCGCGTCGGGGCAGGGGTTTGATCCAGACGGTGCGGTGGAGGGGGGACGCGGTGAGGGCCGGACGGGTGTCGGCGAACACCCGCCAGCTTCCGTCGTCCGCCGCGACGACCTTGGTCAGGCCGAGGTGCTGCTCGGCCCGGGTGACCAGCTCGGTGGTGGTGATCTCGGCCTGCTCCGCGGCGTCCGCCAGGTCGGCCGCGCCGCGCCTCGGGACGGGGAACTTCGCGGACACCTCGGCCAGCACGGCGGCGAACTGCTCGGCGAAGGCGAAGAGTTCGTCGCGGGCGGCGAGGGTCGGAGTGCCGCCTTCGGCGTCGGTCGCGGCGCCCGTGCCGGTACCGGTGCCGATACAGGTGCCGGTGTCCGTGTCGGTGTCGGTGGCGAGGTCGAGGTAGACGACCTGGGGGCTGGAGCACGCCTGCTGCTCCATGCGGCAGACGTCGGTGGCGAGCGCGACGAGGGCGTCCCGGTCCGTCCGGGCCTCTCGGGTCAGATAGGCGAACGAGATCTTGTGGCCCCATTCGACCAGCCGGCACCCCGGCGGGATCAGGGCGGCGACACCCTGCACGGCGTCCTCACCGCCCCATACGGCCACGGCGTCGGCCGGCGCGCACATCGACCGCATCAGGTCCTGGCGGCTGGAGGGGAAGCACAGCGCGACGATCCGGCGGCCGACCGCCCCGGTGGGGTCGGCGGCGGCGAGTTCGGCGAGCAGGTGCTGGGCGAGCGCGGTGTCGCTGCTGCTGGTCTTGAGCACGTTGACGTTGCCCGCGAGGAGTCCCTCGACGACGCTCAGGGGGGCGACCGCCGCGGCGTTGCCGGGGGCGATGTGGACGAGCAGGCCCACCGGGGCCCATGCCTCGTAGGTCGTCTCGCGCGCGTCGGGCCGGGTGAGGCGTTCCGGGCGCGGTCCGCCGAGTTCGCGCCGGAGCTTGCGTTCCAGGGCCGGGCGGGCGAGGGCGTCGGCGAACTCGGCGAGGAGGGCGGCGGCCTCCTCGCGGTCGGTGGCCGGGCGGGCGTCCGCGGGCCCGTCCGCGGCGCCGGTCAGCTGCTCCATCAGGCGGGCGTGGACGTCGCCGTGCGGCTGGCGCAGGGCGCGGCTGAGGGTGTCGCAGGCGACCAGGACCGTTTCGGTGGAGAGCGGCTCCGCCAGGGCGCGTTCGACGCGGGCCGGCAGTTCCGCCAGCCGGTCGGCCACCTCGGCGTCGCCGATGAACTCACCCTGCCAGAAGTGGAGTTGCTGGGTCATGACATTCCCTTCAGGAGTTCCGCGGCGGCCACCGCGCAGCTGCGGTTGCGGCTCACCCCGGCGCGGCCGTGGATGGTGAACCACGGTGTGCTCAGGTCGCAGGGGCAGTCCTCCCCGGCGTGCAGCGAGGCCAGGTCGCCCATGACGACGCTGTGCGCCGGGACCGAGGTGATGTACGGGGAGACCAGGTGGAGGTAGCCGGGGTGGCCGTACGGCAGCGGTTGCAGGGTGCGGGTGTCACGTATGGCGGCACGGGACCAGACCGGGACGTGCAGCCGGTGGTGGGTGCACTCGACGTACGGCACGCAGTGCTCGACGGAGCCGTAGGTGTCCCGGATGCGCTCCGGGGGGATGCCGAGTTGCCGGGTCACCTCGTCGTAGAAGTCCGCCTTGGCGATCTGCCGGTCGGCGTGGCCCTTCCATCCGCCGCCGAGGACCACCAGGGAGCCCGGCGGGAGTTCGAGCGGCGGGATGCCGGCGGCGCGCATGCGTTCCAGGGTGAAGTGCAGGAAGGCGGGGAAGCCCAGGATGCGGACCGGGCGGTCGTCCTCGGCGTAGCGGCGCAGGGCGTCGATGCAGCCGTGCACGTCGAAGGCGTGGCCGCTTCCGGTGTGCCGCAGGGCGTGGGTGGTGTGGTGTGCGGGCGCGAAGTCGCACAGGTAGTTGTCGGTGAAGGAGGTGCCCAGGCGGAGTTGCGGGGCGGGCTCGTAGCTGTAGAGCAGGTAGTTGACGGGCTGGTCGGGGGTGATCCATCCGTAGTGGTCGAAGATGCGGGCGACCATGCGCTGCGCGG is a genomic window containing:
- a CDS encoding TetR/AcrR family transcriptional regulator, which encodes MAARVGLTAERLTRAGAELADEVGFEQVTVSALARQFDVKVASLYSHLKNSQDLKTRIALLALEELADRAAEALAGRAGKDALAAFANVYRDYAREHPGRYTAARFRLDPETAAASAGVRHAQMTRAILRGYDLAEPDQTHAVRLLGSVFHGYVSLEMGGGFSHSAPDSQESWSRIVDALDALLRNWPTP
- a CDS encoding acyl-CoA reductase; its protein translation is MTQQLHFWQGEFIGDAEVADRLAELPARVERALAEPLSTETVLVACDTLSRALRQPHGDVHARLMEQLTGAADGPADARPATDREEAAALLAEFADALARPALERKLRRELGGPRPERLTRPDARETTYEAWAPVGLLVHIAPGNAAAVAPLSVVEGLLAGNVNVLKTSSSDTALAQHLLAELAAADPTGAVGRRIVALCFPSSRQDLMRSMCAPADAVAVWGGEDAVQGVAALIPPGCRLVEWGHKISFAYLTREARTDRDALVALATDVCRMEQQACSSPQVVYLDLATDTDTDTGTCIGTGTGTGAATDAEGGTPTLAARDELFAFAEQFAAVLAEVSAKFPVPRRGAADLADAAEQAEITTTELVTRAEQHLGLTKVVAADDGSWRVFADTRPALTASPLHRTVWIKPLPRREIVATLRPMRRYLQTASVAGSRADLAELSRSLLTAGVLRITPVGAMLDSYAGEPHDGVYALQRYSRRVSVQAPEAAFATVPCLDDLIAPAASPVPPTGPLMDKAAAQDQLRSLAPHNAQLYFRSGGTTGTPALSVFTCDDYDTQMRAAAHGLLAAGFDPAHDRAANLFYSGEMYGSFISFFSILERLGATQIPMAAGPDHEAIAKALVAYRVDTLFGMPSFLWQLLHSQADRLRSYGGIRKVFYGGEHFTTEQRRILTENFGVEVIRSAAYGSTDLGPLGYQCAHAHGTVHHVLTDLHTLEILDPKEDRPVPAGQPGRLVFTTRTRAGQHLERYEIGDLGRAVDGVCPCGSHTPRIELLGRYGDVFRMGTYHFNYRRFTRIAEEHLDYRGELQLLLTSTADREHLTVRLDSAYAPDPDTARAAFLAHLPELGSAVGPEALLTCTAEIVAGHAFERTATSGKLRTVIDRRTTSV
- a CDS encoding LuxE/PaaK family acyltransferase — encoded protein: MNPHLAPVEVPDPAALTHVQRLCDIPSPYTSGPEADALFEAAMAESNAWHAQRSPLFRALLDDAPETPAPTVGAHTRTPLLHANFFKRHEVLSIPRDEVFLHLTSSGTTGQKSQMFYDRWTIRSAQRMVARIFDHYGWITPDQPVNYLLYSYEPAPQLRLGTSFTDNYLCDFAPAHHTTHALRHTGSGHAFDVHGCIDALRRYAEDDRPVRILGFPAFLHFTLERMRAAGIPPLELPPGSLVVLGGGWKGHADRQIAKADFYDEVTRQLGIPPERIRDTYGSVEHCVPYVECTHHRLHVPVWSRAAIRDTRTLQPLPYGHPGYLHLVSPYITSVPAHSVVMGDLASLHAGEDCPCDLSTPWFTIHGRAGVSRNRSCAVAAAELLKGMS
- a CDS encoding GDSL-type esterase/lipase family protein, whose product is MHDWITTPITADILRGALDLERTEHGLLPHRLPARARAQCADGQLAMAESQPSGVRLVFRTRATAVELDTLPTKRVYVGVPPRPDGRYDLLVDGRLTNQASVTGGNTLTIDMATGTAQHGPGSPGTLRFTDLPDGAKTVEIWLPHNETTELIALRTDAPVEPAPDQGRKVWLHHGSSISHGSDAAGPSTTWPALAASLGGVELTNLGLGGSALLDPFTARALRDTRADLISIKIGINLVNADLMRLRAFTPAVHGFLDTIREGHPTTPLLVVSPILCPIHEDTPGPSAPDLTALGAGQLRFRAAGDPAERASGKLTLGVIRDELRRIVEQRAADDPHLHYLDGRDLYGQADSAELPLPDELHPDAATHRRIGERFAAFAFTADGPFGT
- a CDS encoding S1 family peptidase, which gives rise to MTNRVARAAGTAGRRRKAKHDRRTRAGVAFGAAVVGVTAALGTAGPAQAMSGGTQLPQKGAAPWLATLVVKGDGPLLQRASCGGALIAPDRVLTAAHCLDGADFRKAEMHIGSSVLSKDPGIVRDIRAVTLHPKYKLLPSPADPQAPELSSAAYDLAEIRLSSPVPGVRPLPVARHRPAPGTPVSLFSHGTTAAPDPAHPDRDVRGDVLRRGDLTVRAHAQCAAQTPAVVDDASVFCARDVPSGRTTMCFGDSGSPLVIWGRRGPELAGVFSFAGETAGKVCGQPADAGFADVPALLGALT